One Vespa velutina chromosome 9, iVesVel2.1, whole genome shotgun sequence DNA segment encodes these proteins:
- the LOC124951916 gene encoding E3 ubiquitin-protein ligase hyd isoform X3, producing MTSIHFVVHPLPGTDDQLNDRLKEVAEKINRYGYVTLPAFNGLKVSIKRIVVGPTHIALLTEDNRICRVAFTVLSDRLDLSKNEPNRNTTKNHVGNSNSAPSGSGSSGSGSRAGISRSRARIMRSSSAIRGGSNSGNSGGSGRIGPPGVIMGSGSGNSSRPIASVPAPFVPEDLISQAQVVLQGKSRNLIIRELQRTNLDVNLAVNNLLSRDDEEGDDADDAADSYVPEDLISLLDGGFSNEHSVIIDADSMFSEDMFGYAGIRHRGSSSRRLGNDREGERSSERDRDRDSFSRWRDRQYYGPRRWLETALKDSWEKDPDNKKKELASQSPLWISEELEWWHERSNEPAPRFVQIAALYSELIAVSTSGQLYQWKWSDPEPYKHLENPNVHHPKTIPLALMTEKIVNISATAIRCSVSTESGKVATWLDELLGHVASRLEHPAQAFTEFTLDKIVSLHTCALYTVAKLESGALYWWGVLPFSQRKKLWEKYKAKSRKHRPSTVISNDISYGTHVCMKNSPMYQPGAIGFTIANGVPKVGQLLSAAWNLDATCRFKILPAGSHLPNSNFDKRESNGNGNTSINKSNHKETADRLDMPPPPSPASSTCSDTGSITTSHKRQKRLTPRNEGESERKDEEDWQLKDVVFVEDVKTVPIGKVIKVDGCYVAVKFFSKDSKEKEKETKEKDFSTSDFKDLTAEELIKLLADCRLLRKDELQVIKSSMNPRAPDCFQRTPRRVNIVEGSSDNLLTIATDGQGIHAILKSGNKLSYVVYNLSTGRYVQDCYIPSDITAFLGLQPQNINLTSAGENIECSMILRDGNNTIYPIAKDCADAIRDPNWLDLLPVVCIGTSTIPIPSCSNSTNLKNQVAVIALAFDNLLLMSRILRCDYDSVKQLFCNLEQDLKGNVTQIQSIVLERCDGNRNILHACVTMCAPTSNKKSDKDIGYALVSNAVDGTSAPIEEPIPTLSWPPEAFDNTSGEEDSLLSIGAASISMMNKPNIGAASNNTYIVDSVERRNNALLILKYMCESNVLAPYLKELLTAKDAQGQTPLMLAVSVRAYHAALILLDTIQKVGRDSKECSAMILPPDANPDLSPLFVTCCNDTCSFTWTGADHINQDIFECRTCGLTGSLCCCTECARVCHRGHDCKLKRTSPTAYCDCWEKCKCRALIAGYQVARYDLLCRLVVNTDLATKINSRGECILLFLAQTVGRQFIEQRQFRPATRPRSTSASRKAPSSDGLGADSDMPDHDLEPPRFSRNALERLLNDWSAVQCMIMSGVSENGNEQLFGDQGQLCRQSGTALLDKFTHLLLVKCSTEMLDTLLTTLIRELQNDSIPGRQDEANNVARRFVRSVARIFVIFTIEMAPNTAKRKSASQASQPLMKCRKVFQALIKLAVEELCETADSLIAPVRLGVARPTAPFTLTSSAVEVINGSEELFSIEPLIPHSGVSSQTLDGGLQTQQVNNNITIARDVSAMDEVEGGEDVPMDIDGDISEHDESGVSGTVAGQPLGEVDSNAGGVGEEQAGDGESDTELDLLAEAETESDSDDNHSNQDAASAQRSVQTGATAGSDGGMGSILLFPEDESGESSQQEDDESEAGETDEQDNEDFQIGDEQLERRSGSSGHLHRNNLAPVSMQWAIRNRESSTRTAGLRVTGGSNLVFIDPVSLRRTTATSAVAAAQEPITMGTTASCLARAFGIVIRQIADLLVMMQDYKTLAPTLPRLMEITFQDALNLQLYLEAHLKPTWDWLLTVMDATEAQLRFGVSLTRSADPTHPEHPLNNAPSLSGGNFTGLLSSAALSLTLQGNASRNQRSGGDLHSARREFLSYCLSLMRAHNGEHRDSLPVLDVSALRHVAYVFDALVYYMRCLSEPLTSRGEAQKESSNYSTWNDQDENDNDEGEEYNSPAPTALETDSVDYPDLLQVPICGSGNNSNSTPKGRKHPFFQRSDSTLCLGCPPLDPFDTVMSEALPLADQPHLLQPHSRREDLFGIPRQPTGAANQNPLAGLPTRLGLSARGADNQNNLSSPTFSQIIPGATFIPSEVRRPSASAGDSGSTKFVEKPKSYHHVYEGPTPMVTEQIDRAPIIVSTNNQNDSGNSKGKDVCKTNRSVIVRAGTISETNLNKATAPEVLVVPTVENQNVSEEVDPAVTSHEISAHETVETSPVESARTISTIGTNISHNILLGRWRLSLDLFGRVFMEDVGLEAGSVVSELGGFSVKEAKFRRNMEKLRNSQQKDITLSKIERDRTQLLVQTMKELNTQYNLYNKRTSNAPPLAVNRVKVTFKDEPGEGSGVARSFYTAIAEALLANEKLPNLEAAQVGSKYTQYNVLQKLKSRDRDRDLRRQNPRSSGKCRETRKALSFEARSFHPSSSVEGNNASGSGSSSSNTHPLPASHPNNDHLTMHQQQLGDRLYPKVHALRPALAEKITGMLLELSPAQLLMLLASEDALRQKVEEAFELIHSHNQDLTSEALLDLDVFSLTERCAANKKKIENNIMDDGDDNAPLFYSPDKRGFYTPRQGRASYERLNAFRNVGRLIGLCLLQNELCPIFLNRHVIKYILARPIRFHDLAFFDSVIYESLRQLVIDAETKDSNSLFSALDLTFSIDLCPEEGGGSIELISSGRDVEVTANNVYDYVRKYAEVRMIKVQEKALHAMREGVFDVLPEGALDGLTSEDLRLLLNGVGDINVSVLISYTSFNDESGEATEKLVKFKRWLWSIVEKMSHVERQDLVYFWTGSPALPASEDGFQPMPSVTIRPADDAHLPTANTCISRLYVPLYSSRHVLRHKLLLAIKTKNFGFV from the exons ATGACCTCGATACACTTTGTCGTTCATCCTTTACCGGGTACCGATGATCAACTTAATGATAG GTTGAAAGAAGTTGCAGAGAAGATCAATAGATATGGATATGTTACACTGCCTGCATTTAATGGATTAAAAGTTTCCATAAAACGTATTGTGGTTGGGCCAACTCATATAGCGTTACTCACAGAGGACAATAGAATATGTCGTGTTGCATTTACAGTATTGTCTGATCGATTGGATTTAAGTAAAAATGAACCTAACAGAAA TACAACTAAAAATCATGTTGGAAATTCTAATTCTGCTCCAAGCGGTAGTGGAAGTAGTGGAAGCGGTAGTAGAGCAGGTATTTCTCGTTCAAGAGCAAGGATCATGAGGAGCAGTTCTGCTATTCGAGGTGGTAGTAATAGTGGAAATAGCGGTGGCAGTGGTAGAATAGGGCCTCCGGGAGTGATCATGGGAAGTGGAAGTGGTAACAGCTCACGTCCTATTGCTTCAGTTCCTGCTCCATTTGTACCAGAAGATTTGATATCTCAAGCTCAAGTAGTATTACAAGGAAAAAGtcgtaatttaattatcaGAGAATTACAg cGTACAAATTTAGATGTGAACTTAGCAGTGAATAATCTATTATCACGAGATGATGAAGAAGGCGATGATGCTGACGATGCAGCAGATAGTTATGTACCAGAAGATCTTATATCCTTATTAGATGGAGGCTTCAGTAATGAACATTCTGTTATAATCGATGCAGACTCTATGTTTTCTGAGGATATGTTTGGATATGCAGGCATAAGaca TCGTGGAAGTTCTTCGCGAAGACTTGGTAATGACAGAGAAGGAGAACGTTCATCTGAACGTGATAGAGATCGTGATAGTTTTAGCAGATGGAGGGATCGTCAATATTATGGACCACGACGTTGGTTAGAAACTGCTTTAAAAGATTCTTGGGAAAAAGATCctg ataacaagaaaaaagagttaGCTTCTCAAAGTCCTTTGTGGATATCAGAAGAACTTGAATGGTGGCATGAACGTAGTAATGAACCTGCTCCACGTTTTGTTCAAATTGCTGCTCTTTACAGCGAATTGATAGCTGTTTCCACTTCCGGACAATTGTATCAATGGAAATGGTCCGATCCTGAACCATACAAGCATTTAGAG AATCCAAATGTTCATCATCCAAAAACTATACCATTAGCATTGATGACAGAAAAAATAGTTAATATATCGGCAACAGCAATTCGCTGTTCTGTTAGTACAGAAAGCGGCAAAGTAGCTACGTGGTTAGATGAACTTTTGGGACACGTAGCCTCTCGCCTGGAACATCCAGCACAGGCTTTTACTGAATTTACATTGGACAAAATTGTATCACTTCATACATGTGCTTTATATACTGTAGCAAAACTTGAAAGTGGCGCATTATATTGGTG GGGAGTTTTGCCATTTTCTCAGCGCAAAAAGTTGtgggaaaaatataaagcaaaATCACGCAAACATAGACCATCTACAGTGATATCAAATGACATTAGTTATGGTACACACGTTTGCATGAAAAACAGTCCAATGTATCAACCTGGCGCAATag gaTTTACAATAGCCAATGGGGTACCAAAAGTAGGACAACTATTATCAGCTGCTTGGAATTTAGATGCAACTTGcagatttaaaatattaccaGCTGGATCACATTTACCTAATTCAAATTTTGATAAACGCGAATCAAATGGAAATGGAAATACTTCAATAAATAAGTCAAATCATAAAGAAACAGCTGATCGACTCGATATGCCACCACCTCCATCGCCTGCTTCCAGCACATGTAGCGACACAGGTAGCATCACAACGAGtcataaaagacaaaaacgtTTAACGCCTCGAAATGAAGGAGAATCTGAacgaaaagacgaagaagattgGCAATTGAAAGACGTGGTTTTTGTAGAAGATGTCAAAACCGTTCCTATTGGAAAGGTCATTAAAGTTGATGGTTGCTATGTAGCagttaaattcttttcaaaagattcaaaagagaaggaaaaagagactaaagaaaaagattttagtACATCtgattttaaagatttaaCGGCTGAAGAATTGATCAAATTATTAGCCGACTGTAGGCTTTTAAGAAAAGATGAATTGCAAGTTATTAAATCATCGATGAATCCAAGAGCACCCGATTGCTTCCAACGTACTCCTAGAAGAGTTAATATAGTAGAAGGCTCGAGTGATAATCTTTTAACTATTGCAACCGATGGACAAGGCATTCATGCTATATTAAAAAGTGGGAATAAGTTGAGCTATGTTGTGTATAATTTAAGTACAGGAAGATATGTTCAAGATTGTTATATTCCTTCGGATATTACTGCTTTCTTGGGATTACAGCCtcaaaatattaatctaaCAAGTGCCggagaaaatattgaatgttCTATGATACTTAGAGATGGAAACAATACAATTTATCCAATAGCAAAAGATTGTGCTGATGCCATTAGAGATCCAAATTGGTTAGATTTACTCCCAGTAGTTTGCATTGGAACATCAACTATTCCCATACCAAGTTGCTCTAATTCAACAAATCTTAAAAATCAAGTTGCAGTGATTGCATTGGCATTTGACAATCTTCTACTAATGTCACGTATACTGAGATGCGATTACGATAGcgtaaaacaattattttgtaatttggAACAAGATCTTAAGGGTAATGTGACACAAATACAATCGATAGTCTTAGAACGTTGTGATGGTAATCGAAATATCCTTCATGCTTGTGTTACTATGTGTGCACCAACTTCTAATAAGAAAAGCGATAAAGATATTGGATATGCATTGGTCTCAAATGCAGTAGATGGTACCTCAGCTCCTATTGAAGAACCAATACCAACTTTGAGTTGGCCACCTGAGGCATTCGACAATACATCTGGAGAAGAAGACAGTTTGCTTAGCATAGGTGCTGCTAGTATTTCTATGATGAATAAACCTAATATAGGAGCAGCATCCAATAATACGTATATTGTAGATTCCGTTGAAAGAAGGAATAACGCGCTGCTAATACTGAAGTACATGTGCGAAAGTAATGTATTAGCTCCTTACTTGAAAGAATTACTTACAGCAAAGGATGCTCAAGGACAAACGCCATTAATGCTTGCAGTATCTGTTCGTGCATATCATGCagctttaattttattagatactATTCAAAAAGTTGGTAGAGATTCCAAAGAATGTTCAGCAATGATTCTACCTCCTGATGCTAATCCAGATTTATCTCCTTTATTCGTGACTTGCTGTAATGATACTTGCAGCTTTACCTGGACAGGCGCAGATCATATCAATCAGGACATATTTGAATGTAGAACCTGCGGTTTAACAGGATCGTTATGTTGTTGCACCGAATGTGCTCGTGTTTGCCATAGAGGACATGATTGCAAACTTAAAAGGACATCACCAACAGCATACTGCGATTGTTGGGAAAAATGTAAATGTCGTGCTCTTATCGCTGGCTATCAAGTTGCACGTTATGATCTTTTGTGCCGACTTGTAGTTAACACTGATCTTGCAACAAAAATCAATTCACGAGGAGaatgcattttattatttttggcCCAGACAGTAGGAAGGCAATTCATAGAACAGCGCCAATTTAGACCAGCAACTCGACCTCGATCGACATCTGCGAGTCGTAAAGCACCATCATCAGATG GATTAGGTGCTGATTCTGATATGCCAGATCATGATTTAGAGCCACCTCGTTTTAGTCGAAATGCTCTTGAAAGATTACTAAATGACTGGTCAGCAGTTCAATGTATGATTATGTCAGGGGTATCTGAAAATGGTAATGAACAGTTATTTGGAGATCAAGGACAATTATGTCGCCAAAGTGGTACCGCATTATTAGATAAATTCACCCATCTGTTACTTGTTAAATGCAGCACAGAg ATGCTTGATACTTTGCTTACTACTCTTATAAGAGAATTGCAAAATGATTCTATACCTGGACGTCAAGATGAAGCAAACAATGTTGCTCGACGATTTGTAAGATCTGTAGCTcgaatattcgtaatatttactATCGAAATGGCACCTAATacagcaaaaagaaaaag TGCAAGTCAAGCTTCTCAACCTTTGATGAAATGTCGCAAAGTTTTTCAAGCTTTAATTAAATTGGCAGTCGAAGAATTGTGCGAAACTGCAGATTCATTAATAGCCCCGGTACGATTAGGCGTTGCACGACCAACAGCACCATTTACGTTAACTAGTTCTGCTGTGGAAGTAATAAATGGATCTGAAGAATTGTTTTCTATAGAACCATTAATACCTCATAGTGGAGTTAGTTCTCAAACTTTAGATGGTGGGTTACAAACGCaacaagtaaataataatataactattGCAAGAGATGTGTCTGCAATGGATGAAGTTGAAGGTGGAGAAG atgtCCCTATGGATATAGATGGAGATATAAGTGAACACGACGAATCAGGTGTTTCTGGTACTGTTGCTGGTCAACCGCTTGGTGAAGTTGATAGCAATGCAGGTGGTGTTGGGGAAGAACAGGCAGGAGATGGAGAATCTGATACAGAATTAGATCTTTTAGCTGAAGCCGAAACTGAATCGGATTCAGACGATAATCACAGTAATCAAGATGCTGCATCGGCTCAAAGAAGTGTTCAAACTGGAGCTACTGCAGGTTCAGATGGTGGTATGGGATCAATATTACTGTTTCCCGAAGATGAGTCTGGTGAATCCAGTCAACAGGAAGATGATGAAAGTGAAGCAGGTGAAACAGACGAACAAGATAATGAAGATTTTCAAATTGGAGATGAACAATTGGAACGTAGaag TGGATCATCTGGCCATTTACATCGCAACAATTTGGCACCAGTTTCTATGCAATGGGCTATTCGTAATCGTGAGTCAAGTACGCGTACTGCAGGCTTACGAGTGACGGGCGGCAGTAATTTGGTTTTTATCGATCCCGTATCTCTGAGACGTACTACTGCTACATCTGCCGTTGCAGCTGCACAAGAACCTATAACTATGGGAACCACTGCAAGTTGTTTGGCACGAGCTTTTGGAATTGTAATTCGACAGATAGCCGATCTATTAGTTATGATGCAAGATTACAAAACGTTGGCTCCTACTTTACCACGATTAATGGAAATTACCTTTCAAGATGCATTGAACTTACAG TTATATTTAGAAGCACATTTGAAACCTACATGGGATTGGCTTTTAACAGTTATGGATGCTACCGAAGCACAATTAAGGTTTGGAGTGTCCTTGACGCGTAGCGCTGATCCGACACATCCTGAACATCCACTTAATAATGCTCCTTCACTTTCTGGCGGTAATTTCACTGGGTTATTGAGTTCAGCAGCTCTCTCTTTGACATTACAAGGAAATGCGAGTCGAAACCAACGCAGTG GTGGTGATTTGCATTCTGCTAGGCGAGAGTTTTTGTCTTACTGTTTATCTTTGATGCGTGCTCATAATGGAGAACACAGAGACAGTTTACCAGTTTTAGACGTTTCCGCGTTAAGACACGTTGCATATGTATTCGATGCTCTTGTGTATTACATGCGTTGTCTTTCTGAACCATTAACATCAAGAGGCGAAGCGCAAAAAGAGTCATCCAATTATTCGACATGGAATGATCAA gatgaaaatgataatgatgaaggAGAGGAATATAATTCTCCAGCACCTACTGCATTAGAAACCGATTCTGTGGACTACCCAGATTTACTTCAAGTTCCCATATGCGGGTCTGGAAATAACAGTAATTCTACAcctaaaggaagaaaacatcCTTTCTTCCAAAGATCAGATTCTACCTTATGCCTTGGTTGTCCGCCTCTCGATCCATTTGACACAGTTATGAGCGAAGCATTACCATTAGCTGATCAGCCGCATTTATTGCAGCCACATTCAAGGCGTGAGGATCTCTTTGGCATCCCACGACAGCCGACAGGCGCTGCCAACCAAAATCCATTAGCAGGTTTGCCTACAAGGCTCGGTCTCTCCGCACGTGGTGCTGacaatcaaaataatttgtcATCTCCTACATTCAGTCAAATCATTCCTGGAGCTACATTTATTCCTTCAGAAGTAAGACGACCTTCTGCTTCTGCCGGAGATTCAGGATCTACAAAAtttgtt GAAAAGCCTAAATCATATCATCATGTATATGAAGGTCCAACGCCTATGGTAACAGAACAAATAGACAGAGCTCCTATAATAGTATCTACCAATAATCAAAATGACTCTGGAAATAGTAAGGGTAAAGATGTATGTAAAACAAATAGAAGTGTTATAGTTAGAGCTGGAACTATATCC GAAACAAACCTGAACAAAGCTACTGCTCCTGAAGTATTGGTTGTTCCAACGGTTGAAAATCAGAACGTTTCTGAAGAAGTTGATCCAGCTGTAACTAGTCATGAAATTTCTGCACATGAAACAGTAGAAACAAGTCCAGTGGAATCTGCTAGAACTATATCAACTATTGGGACAAACATTTCACATAATATTCTATTAGGACGATGGAGATTATCATTGGATTTATTTGGTCGAGTTTTTATGGAAGATGTTGGTCTAGAAGCAGGATCAGTTGTATCCGAACTTGGTGGTTTCTCTGTAAAGGAAGCTAAATTCCGTAGAAATATGGAAAAGCTAAGAAATTCCCAACAAAAAGATATTACCTTGTCAAAG attgaACGTGATAGAACTCAATTATTGGTGCAAACGATGAAAGAATTAAACacacaatataatttatataacaaaagaaCTTCTAATGCTCCACCTTTGGCAGTAAATCGAGTAAAAGTAACATTTAAAGATGAGCCAGGTGAAGGTTCAGGTGTTGCTAGAAGTTTTTATACTGCAATAGCCGAG GCATTACTTGCAAATGAGAAACTTCCAAATCTTGAAGCAGCACAGGTTGGATCTAAATACACACAATATAacgttttacaaaaattaaaaagcagAGATCGCGATCGTGATCTTAGAAGACAG AATCCTAGATCCTCCGGAAAATGTCGTGAAACACGTAAAGCATTATCCTTCGAAGCTCGTTCCTTTCATCCTTCAAGTTCTGTGGAAGGAAATAATGCATCTGGATCTGGAAGTTCATCATCAAATACACATCCTTTACCAGCCAGTCATCCAAACAATGATCATTTGACAATGCATCAACAACAACTTGGTGATAGATTGTATCCTAAA gTACATGCATTACGGCCTGCATTAGCAGAAAAAATAACTGGAATGCTACTTGAATTATCTCCTGCACAATTATTGATGCTCCTCGCTTCAGAAGATGCTTTAAGacaaaaagtagaagaagcaTTTGAGTTAATTCATAGCCATAACCAAGACTTAACTAGCGAAGCACTTTTAGATCTTGATGTATTCAGTTTAACCGAACGTTGTGCagctaataagaaaaagatagagaataatATCATGGATGATGGAGACGATAACGCTCCTCTTTTCTATTCACCTGATAAAAGAGGCTTTTATACACCTAGACAAGGTAGAGCCAGTTATGAACGATTAAATGCTTTTAGGAATGTTGGCAG gTTGATAGGCTTATGTCTATTACAAAACGAGTTGTGtccaatatttttaaatcgtcacgttattaagtatattttaGCAAGGCCGATACGTTTCCATGATCTTGCATTTTTTGATTCTGTAATTTATGAAAGTTTGAGACAACTCGTTATCGATGCTGAAACTAAAGACAGCAACAGTTTATTTTCCGCATTGGATCTTACTTTtag CATTGATTTATGTCCTGAAGAAGGTGGTGGCTCGATTGAACTTATATCAAGTGGTCGGGACGTAGAAGTTACAGCAAATAATGTATATGATTATGTACGAAAATATGCAGAAGTCCGTATGATAAAGGTACAAGAGAAGGCCTTGCATGCAATGCGAGAAGGAGTATTTGATGTTTTACCAGAAGGAGCATTGGATGGTTTAACATCCGAAGATTTAAGACTGCTTTTAAATGGAGTTGGTGACATTAACGTGTCAGTTTTGATATCATACACATCGTTTAACGATGAATCTGGAGAAGCAACGGAAAAATTAGTAAAGTTTAAGCGATGGTTATGGTCCATTGTTGAAAAAATGTCACATGTCGAACGGCAGGACTTG GTATATTTTTGGACAGGGTCTCCTGCATTACCAGCAAGCGAAGATGGTTTTCAACCAATGCCAAGTGTTACGATTCGACCAGCCGACGATGCTCATCTACCAACTGCAAATACATGTATTTCTCGCCTATACGTTCCATTGTACAGCTCTCGTCATGTTTTACGGCATAAGCTACTTCTTGCTATTAAAACAAAGAACTTCGGATTTGTATGA